The DNA region CGGTCTGCGCCTCGACACGGCCGTGGGGCTGCAAGCCGGCGGCGTTTCTGGGCCCTCCATCGATCCCGCCAACCCGGCCGCAAGCGTGCTGCTAGCCGCGTTGCGGTACGAATCGCTTCAGATGCCCCCCGCCGGTCGGCTGCCCGACGCGGTGATCGCTGACTTTGAAACCTGGGTCGCCGCCGGGGCGCCCGATCCGCGCACGGGCGGCGCAGCCGACACCGAGCAGGCCCCATCGGCAGCCAACCACTGGGCCTTCCAGCGGGTCGCTCCGCCCGAGCCGCCGCCGACCGACGACCGGTGGCGACGCACGCCTATCGACGCGTTCGTGCTGGCGCGGCAGGTTGATGCGGGCGTGCCCCACGCCCCCGAGGCTTCGCCTCGGGACCTGCTGCGGAGGGTCGCGTTCGACCTGACCGGCCTTCCTCCGACCGCGGAAGAGGCAGAGCAGTTCGAGGCAGACCCCAGCGACGTGGCCTACGAAGCGGCCGTCGACTCGCTGCTGGCCTCGCCGCGGTTCGGCGAACGCTGGGGGCGGCACTGGCTGGACGTGGCGCGCTACGCAGACACCAAGGGCTACGTCTTCCAAGAAGACCGCAACTACCCCAACGCCTACCGCTACCGCGACTGGGTGATCGCCAGTTTCAATCAGGACCTGGCCTACGACCGCTTCCTCGTGGCGCAGATCGCCGCGGATCAGACCGACGACGACTCCGATGCAGCCGCGATGGGGTTCTTGACCCTCGGCCGTAGGTTCCTCAACAACTCGCACGACATCATCGACGATCGCATCGACGTGGTGACGCGTGGCACGATGGGCCTCACGGTGGCCTGCGCCCGCTGCCACGACCACAAGTACGACCCCATCCCTACCGCCGACTACTACTCGTTGTACGGGGTGTTCGCCAGCAGCGAAGAGAAGCCGGTCGACAACGCCCCCAACGCGCTGTTTGACCGCGACAAGCCTGTCGAGCCGGCAGTCTTCTTGCGCGGCAACCCGGGGATGCGCGGCGAGCCCACGCCGCGGCGGTTCCTCTCCTGCCTCGCCGGCGACGACGCGGCCCCGTTCGCGCACGGCAGCGGTCGCCGGGAGATGGCCGAGGCCATCGCCAATCCCGACAACCCGCTGACCGCCCGCGTGTGGGCCAACCGCGTGTGGGGCTGGCTGTTCGGGCGGGGGCTGTCGGCGACCGCCAGCGACTTTGGCCTGCGGGGTGACCCGCCAACGCACCCGGAACTGCTCGACTACTTGGCGGATTCGCTGACCAACGATGGCTGGTCGACCAAGCGGCTGATCCGTCGCATCGTGCTGTCGAGCACCTACCGGCAGAGCGCCGTCGGCGCGCCCGGCGCGGCGCAGGCCGACCCCGAGAACCGCCTGCTAACCCGGATGAACCGCCGCCGGCTCGACCTTGAGCAGACCCGAGACGCGGTGCTGGCGGTGAGCGGCCGCCTCGACTTGACGATGGAGGGCCCTTCGCAGCCGATCGCGGAGCAGCCCGGCACGACGCGTCGCGCCGTGTACGGGTTTGTTGAGCGGCAGAACCTGCCGGCCTATTTCCGCACCTTCGACTTCGCCAGCCCCGACGCGTCGTCCGCCGGTCGCGCGGTCACCACGTCGCCCCAGCAGGCGCTCTACTTCCTGAACAGCCCGCTGATGCTGACCAGCGCCTCGGCGCTGGCCGAGCGGAGCCTCGATTCCGCCACCTCAACCGACGACCGGCAGCGCGCCGTGCGGATGTTCCGTCTCGCCCTGGGCAGGTCGCCTCTGCCGGCGGAGCTCGACGCCTTGCTGTCGTTCGTGCACGACCCGGCCGCCGGCATGCCCGGCGCGGGCCCCGATTGGCGGTTCGGCTGGGGGAGGGGCGCCGCCGAGGGGGACGCAGTCGATTTCCAAGAGCTGCCTCACTTCACGGGCGACCGCTGGCAGGCGGGCGACAAGCTACCCGACGCGTCGCTGGGCTGGGTGTCGCTGCAGGCGGGCGGGGGCCACCCGGGCGACCCCGCGCACCCAGCAGTGCGCCGGTGGGTGGCGCCCGCGGCGGGCCGGCTCGCCATCGACGGTGAGTTGAAGCACCCTTCCGACCAGGGAGACGGCGTCCGCGGGCGGCTGGTCAGCTCTCGGCAGGGGGTGCTCGGAGAGTGGGTCGCCACGCACAGCCAGTCCCGCACCGACGCGCAGATCCAGGTCGCGGCGGGAGAGACCATCGACTTCGTCACCGACTGCCGAGCCAACGAGAACAGCGACTCCTTCCAATGGGGAGTCACGCTGCGGCTCGACGGCGCCGGGTCGCAAAGACGCTGGGACTCGACGTCCGGGTTTCGCGGCCCGACGCCCCCGCCGCTAGACTGCTGGGGCCGGCTCGCCCAGACGCTGTTGATGAGCAACGAGTTCTTGTTCCTCGACTAATTAAGCCACTGCTACGAAACGAACCACGGATCACACGGATCACACGGATTTGATGAAGGCGGTCAGCTTTCGGCTTGGTTGAGACGCATTCACGAGCCGAAAGCTGATCGCTGAAAGCTAAGAGCCCAATCCGTGCCATCCGTGCTATCCGTGGTCAAACCTTAGCCACGCGCGAAACCATGAACCCACACGGCCCCGACAACGCGCTCCTCGGCCGGCGCGAGATGCTCACGCGATGCGGCATGGGGCTGGGGGCGATGACCCTCGGGTCGATGTTGGCCGAGCCTGCCGCTGCCGCCGCGAGCCCGGCAGATTGGCTGGCGCCCAGGCCGCCGCAGTTCGCCGCGCGGGCCAAGCACGTCATCCACTTGTTTATGAACGGCGGGCCGTCGCACCTCGACACGTTCGACCCCAAGCCGGCGCTGGTGAAGTACGCCGGCAAACCGCTCGAAGGGGGCGCGCCGTCGACCGAGCGCCCCACCGGCGCCCCCCTCCCCTCCCCCTTTAAGTTCCGCCGCCACGGGGAGAGCGGCATTGAGGTCAGCGAGCTCTTCCCGAATGTCGCCAAGCGGATCGACGATATCGCCGTCATCCGCTCGATGTACGCCGACGTCCCCAACCACGAGCCTTCGCTGCTGCTGATGAATTGCGGCGACGCACGCCAGGTGCGCCCCAGCTTCGGGTCGTGGGTCACCTACGGGCTCGGCGCCCAGAACCAGAACCTCCCCGCGTTTGTCGTGCTCTGCCCCGGGGGGTTCCCGATCCAGGAAACCCAGAACTGGCAGTCCGGGTTCCTCCCCGGGGTCTACCAAGGGAGCTACGTCGACCCCAGCAACGCGTCGATCGAGCAGATGATCGAGCACATCCGCAACGACGCCGCCCCCGCCCCCAGCCAGATTGCGCAGTTGGCCCTGATCCGCCGGCTCGACGCCCATCGCCGCGCGGCCGCCGGGGGCGACCCCAACCTCGAGTCCCGCATCCAGTCGCTCGAGCTCGGCTTCCGCATGCAGTCCGAAGCGACCGACGCCTTCGACCTCAGCGGCGAGCCCCAGCACATCCGCGACCTGTACGGCCCCGGCGTGCAGGGTCGGCAGATGCTGCTCGCCCGCCGGCTGGTGGAGCGCGGCGTGCGGACCGTGCAGGTGTGGCACGGCGCGGGCCAACCCTGGGACAGCCACGACGACCTGGAGATCCAGCACCGCCGCTTGGCGGGAGAGTGCGACCAGGCCATCGGGGCCTTGCTGCACGACCTCAAACAACGCGGGCTGCTGGACGAAACGCTGGTGCTGTGGGGGGGCGAGTTCGGCCGCACGCCGACGGTCGAGCTCCCCAAGGAGGGCTCGAACGCCGGCAAAATCAACGGACGCGACCACAACCACTACGGCTTCACCGTGTGGATGGCGGGCGGCGGCGTCCGTGGCGGGCAGGTATACGGCGCCACCGACGAGCTCGGCTTCAAGGCGGTCGAAGACCGCGTCCACGTGCACGACCTGCACGCCACCATGCTGAGGCTGCTGGGCTTCGACCACACCCAGCTCACCTACCGGCACGCCGGCCGCGACTTTCGATTGACCGACGTGCATGGCCGGGTGATCGACCGGCTGATCGCTTAGCGCCGGCTAGGACCGGGGGCGAGGGTCAAGCTCCGGCTGGCTCAGGCAGCGGCCTGAAGCGATCTACGCCCCGCGCGGCTCCGCTTCACCCACACGGCGAGCAGCCCGCCGGCGGCCAAAACGCAGAAGCGAGTCGCAACGCCCGCTTCCGGGATAGCGGCGAGGTCGCCTCCGGGCTGGGGCTCCGGCTCTGTGACGGTGCGATAGGTCACTCTTATGGTTGCGTCGAGCGACGCGAACATGTTGTTCGGCCCCACCGGCAGCCGCGGGATGGTGGTTTCGTTGTAGGGGGTCTCTGCCCTCACGGCAGACGTGTGGTAGATCCAGTCTCCCCCGGCCGTTGTGATCTCGGCGTAGCCCCCCCAGCCGATCCGCGTTGGAGCGTAGATGTGTCCCAACGACATGGCGTTGCCCGAGATATCGGCCCAGGCCATCTGAGTCGCCGGCATCGGGCTGAAGAATGCGAAGTCGTTTCCGATCGTCACTCCCTCGCCTACGACAGAGCCGAAGGTCGTAGGCAGCGTGTAGGGATTCCCGCCGGAGTCCAATGCCTGCCAGACCATGGGCGAGTCAGCCTGGAACTGTGGAACCCAAAACTCTTCGCTTCCGTGACCGGGCAGCTCCTTCCAGGACGTGAACCGCAGGGTCCCGTCTGAGGTGTTCACCTCGCCCGTCCACAACGGTCCTCCGTTGGTCTGGGGGTTCGCCGAGCCACGATCGTAGTATTCGATCCCGACGAGGTCGGCCTGTGCGGGAATCCCCACGCGCCAGCACGCCAAAAGGGCGAAGAGAAGGATTTGCAAGAATCGAATCATCGCGGCGGAGAAGCTCAACGAAATGAGAAAGGATCATCGGCCAAATCTTGGCGGGCAGCGTTTCCTCAGACCAGTAAGTAAAACTTGACGCCAGTGCTAGTGGAACACGCGAAACCCGGGAAGTCCACTGCTTTTCTGCCTAATATGACTCGCAACGCCCCTAGAACGATCTTCAGCGGAGCCGATCGAGCATGCGTTTTTTTCATTTTTTTGGTTTAGAGTATTGTGGTGAGCCGCATCAGCCAGTACATTCCCTATACGCGGCTTACCGCCTGCGTAATCGCTACGCTTGGCAGCATTGCTGTTCCGCTGTTCTGATCTTACACCGATGGGGCTAGTGTCTAATGACTACGTCATCCCTTTGTCCGCGATTCGCGGGCCCAACGCCGCTGCTGTCGGCGCTGCTTCTCATGCTGCCTTTGAGCGCCTTTGCGGCGCCGATCAACCACGGCAACTTCTCTGGTACGACGGTCGACTACCTCGACGTCACCGAAGACACCAACTCCGGCGACACCCAGCCGCTGTTTGGCGCCCCCAACATCTCGGGCGACTCGCTCGACTTTGATCCGGTTGGCTTCTCGGCCAATTCGTCCGGCGGCGGGGCTCCTGACCAAACCGACGGGCAACTCAAGTTCATGATCCGCGCCAAGGCGGGCAAGGCGATCCAGAGCATCTCGCTCACCGAGGCCGGCGACACCAGCCTCGCCCGCTCGATCGTCTCCAACGAAGACGCCTTCACCCAAGTCACCGCGAACATCTTCATCGACGTCCTCGAGGTCAACTTCCTGCCGGTCAGCACCACGCTGAACGCCAACGGCGTGATGACCTTTACGCCCTCGGGCGGCGACTACCTGCTGAGCACCGACGGCGCGGGCAACCCGACCTACAACACTTCGTGGACGGGCAATTTCTTCTACGAACTCGGTCCGTTGCTCGCCGCCAATGGCATCACAGGCTTGGTGACCAAGGTCGGGATTAATCTCGACAATACGCTCACCGCCAGCTCCGGCCCGAACTCCTCGGCGCTCATCGCCAAGAAGGACTTCGACGGGGTCGTGATTACCGTCAACCCCGGCCCGGACAACGTTGTCCCCGAGCCCTCGGCCTGCGTGCTTGCCGCGTTCGGGCTGTTGGCCGCCTTCGGCGCCCGCCGCTTGCGTGGCTAGCCGGAGCAACCGAGCGACTGCTCGGCAATCGAAAACCTCACCCAAACGGGGCGGCCTTGGCCGCCCCGTTTGGCGTTGGTGGGTCGCCATCCATCGCGCGGTAGCAGGCGGATCGGCGCTGCAGGCCTCTGGCGCCGACTCGCCGCCCGTCGACGCTCGGCGGTCGGGCCGGAAGTCAGCGTCTCGCCCCAAGCCGCAGGGCAAGGCGCCGCCGCGGAGAACACGATCGCCGCCGTAGCGCGTCGTGTTCTCCGCGAGACGTCCACGATCCCGCTACTTCGCAACCTTGAGCACGTACGCGAACTCCGAGGGCCGCTCTTTCGGGAGCTGGACCGTCAGCCCCTTGGCGTTGCGGGTCCACTTGAGCACTTCGTCGGAGCCCAGCATCGTGATCGAGGCGATCTCCTCGGGGAAATACTCGCCTCCGCTGGCCAGCGATCGGACGGTGACGCGGTTGTCTTCCGGCCACGCCAGGCCGGTGACGTAGAGGACGCCGTCGCGGGTGGTGAACCTCAGGTCCTCCGCGGTAAACGGCTTGTCCTGGGCCTCGGACACGTGCCCCGTCGACACCGACGTCGGCCCCTCGCCGTAGGTCTTCCAGTAGGTGGTGTCGTAAATTGCTTCGCCGTTGATCTTCAGCCACCCGCCGATCGCACGCAGGATCGCCTGATCTTCTTCTGGGATGACGCCGTCGGCGCGGGGCCCCACGTTCAACAGCAGGCAGCCGTTCTTGCTGACGATGTCCACCAGGTCGTCCACCAACCGGTCGGGCGTCTTGTAGCGTTGGTTCTTGGTGTAGCCCCACGAGCTCTCACTCACCGCGGTGTCGGTCTGCCAGAAGGGCTTCCGGATGGCCGCCATCTTGGAACGCTCCTTGTCCAGCACCGCGGCGCCTTCGGGGAAGGCGTTGAACTTGTAGTTGATGATCCCGACGCCGTCCGGCCAGGCAGACGACCGGTTGTAGTAGTAGGCGGCGAACCGCTTCAGGTACTCGGCGTACGAGTTGTCTTCGTACGAGGCGTCCTGCTTCGGCGTGATTCCGAAGTCGAACCAGAAGACGTCCGGCTGGTACTTGTCCACCAGCTCGCACGATCTGGCCAGCCAGTCGTCCTTGAACTGCTGGTCTTGAGGGGTGAAATGCTTCTTGTAGTCCCACGCGTCCTCTGCGTACAGGAACGGCATCGGCCGTCCGTACAGGTCCGCGTACTGGGGATCCGCGTTGTCGTACGACTCGTCGCGGACGTAGAACATCCAGTTGAACGCCCGGTGGCTGCTGACGCCAAACTTCATCCCTTCGTTGCGGACCGCCTTCGACAGTTCTGCGATGACGTCCCGCTTCGGCCCCATCTGGGTAGCGTCCCAGCGGGTAAACGAGCAGTCGTACATCGGGAAGCCGTCGTGATGCTCCGCGACGGGGATGACGTACCGCGCGCCGGTCTCCTTGAACAGCTTGGCCCAGGCCTCGGCGTCGAAACGCTCGGCCTTGAACTGTGGGATGAAGTCCTTGTAGCCGTGCGTCTTCTGCGGACCGTAGACAGCGAGGTGGTGCTGGAAGAAGTCGTCGCCGCGTCTTTCTTGCTTGATGTACATCTGGCGCGGGTACCATTCGCTCCCGAACGCGGGAACGCTGTAGGCGCCCCAGTGGATGAAGATGCCGAACTTGGCGTCCTTGTACCACTGGGGGATCTCGTACCCTTCCAGCGACGACCACTCGGCGCGGAAGGGCCCTTCGGCGATGCCGGCGTCGATCTTGGCCAGCGACGGCTCGACAAGCGGGTGCGGCTGGGTCGGGTCGCGGGGCGCCTGGGCGAACGCATGGACGCCACTTAGATGGGTCCCGAAGAGGGCGACAATCGTTAGGACGCAGTCACGGCGGAAGTGCATGAGGAGTCTCGATTGAGGAGAGGAAGAACGTAATGGCAGATTGTCTGCAACAAGTGTAGTCACGGCGACGCGGCGCTCAACCACCCAAGGCCAATCGAGGCGGCGCCGGCTCGTCGACTTCTGCGAATTGCCGCCGAGCGCGAAATTGGACGCCGCGCAGCACGCTCGCGACCCGCGCGTGGCAATCGGGGTGGCTGAACGGGGGGGGCCTACGGGACGGGTCGGGCGTCGAGATCGTCTGCCTCTTGCGGCTTGAGGCCCGCCGCCTCAACCGGGGTAGACGTCGCCGCCTTCCCGGCGCCGCGTTGCATGAGGCGTTTCAGGTCGCCCAGGTGCGTCTGGTAGACGTCGCGTGGCGTGCAATCGTGCTGCTTGCAAAGCGCAACCGCCATGCCAACGGCCTCCCCCATCATGCCGCAGGTGCGCATCACGCGCACCGCTCCCAGGGCTTCATGGTTGACGCTGATATTGCGGCCCGCCATGAACAGGTTGCCGACGTTGCGGCTGTACAGGCAGCGGTAGGGCGCCCAGTAGGGGCCGGTGTAGGGGCCGAACTCGGCCTTCGAGATGAACGGGTCGGACCCGCCTTGGTCAAACTTGGGGTCGGCGAGGTGGAGGTCCAGCTTCCAGGTGCACGGGAAGCAGGCGTCCGGGTAGGGGGTCGCCTGGCGAAAATCCTCCCCCGAGAGAACGACGTCGCCCAGCAACCGACGCGACTCTCGTTTACCGGCAACGAACGCGGCCCACTTGAGGCGGTGCGTGGGGTACTTCTGGTCAACGTTCTTGAGCGTGTCCCACGCGCCGTACATCGCCCGCAGGTTCTGGTCGCGGACCTCTTCCATGTCGAGGATCGGGTCCTTGTCGAACCCGCTCTCCCAGAACCAGCCCCCAAGCTTGGCGAGGTCGGGCTTCGCTTGGTCGCCGTCCCGTCCCGGGAAGGGTCGGCTGCTCAGGTCCACGGCCCACGGGCAGCGGGGAAACGGCGCCGGCTCGTCCGAGGGGGTGAAGTTGAGCGACAGCGGGTCGTCGTCCTCGCACAGGCACTGGAGCTGGTGCTCGTTCTTTTCAACCGCGTCCACGTTCCAGAGATTGCTGGCGCCGAGGTGCCCCGTCTGGGTTATCTCGTAGTCGGCGCCCACGAGCGCGCCGAGCACGGCGTCGCCCGTGGAGTCGAGGAACCACCTGCCGCGGACCCGCGTGCGCTTCCCGGATCGCGTGTCCTGGGAGACGACCGATAGGATGCGGCCCTCGGGCGAGACGCTGGCGGCGTTGACGCGCTGCTCGAGCATCAGCGTCAGGTTGGGCTCGGCCCGGGCCAGGTCGAGCTTCCGCTGGTCGTCGTAGACAGCGGCGTCTTTGGCGTTGCCGTCGGCCGGGCCCTTGTCGCGGACCAGCTCAGCCACGACGTCGCCGATACGCGGGTAGGGTTCGTGGTTGGTCTTCCCTTCGGGCCAGACGCGCACCTCGCTGCTGCCGTTGCCCCCCAAGACGGGCCGATCTTGGATGAGCGCCACGCGAACGCCCAATCGGGCCGCGGTGATCGCGGCGCTCGTGCCGGCAATGCCCCCGCCGACGACCACCAGGTCGTACTCCCCGCCATCGGCGGGCGCCGCGTCCCAGCCCAGGTGCTTGCTGCGGAGCTTGGCGAGCGCCTCGCCGCCATCCGGCGGGATGTAACCCGTGTCCTTGGCCAACAAGATCGCGTCGCACCGCCCCTCGAAGCCGGTCAGGTCGTGCAGCACCACCCTCACGTCCTTGCTCAACTGCACCTCCCCACCATCCTGCCAATGCCACTGGGCCCCTTCGGTACCGAACGTCGTCTCAAGCGGCTGCCCATTGAGCACGACTTGGAACTTCCCAGGCGCGCCCGGGGCGCTCCAGGGGGCGACCCAATCGCGGGTCCGGACCCACACGCGGTAGACGCCGGAGCGCGGCAACGTGGTGCTTGTCACCGCGTCGGGAACCGGTTCGCCCAGCCCGTGGGCAAGCACGTAGGGCGAGCCCATCAGGTCCATGAACTGCTGGTCCACCAGCCACCCGCCAAGCTCAGGGAACGCCTCGGTCTCGAGGAGCACTAATTCTTGCGACTGTGCCGGGTGGGCAAGAAACAGCGAGCCTAAAACGGTCGCTAGTGCGGCAAGTATTCGCATGCAAAGTTCCTCAAGGGCGTGGCTCACGCCGCCGGATGTGTTCGAAACGAGGCTCAAACTCTGGACTAGCCAGCACGCGGCGGACCGCCGCCGCTACTGGTGGGCGCGCACGCGTCCGGACGCCCCGGGCGACCGACGCACAGATTCTACCATCGGCCGGCCGGGCCAGCACGGCGCCCCGAAACGCGCTTACCTCCGCTGGCGGTACGGCCCCTACGCGGAGCCGCCGCCGGCCCGTCAATTCTACACCTTGACGTACACTACTTGATGGGTACGATCAATCTGCATCTCGACATGCACGTTTTGTCGGGGGTCCGAACAGTCGACTGAGTGAGGAGCTACGGTCATGCGGTACAGAGGGTTGTGGATCGGATTCGCGAGCGTGGTTGTGCTCTCTTTCGCGGTGCTGGGGTACTACGGGTTCGAGATCTACCGCCTCGCCCCCCCGATCCCCGAGCGGGTCGCCACGCCCGAGGGCAACGTGCTCTGGACCGGCCAGGACATCAAGGACGGGCAGAACGTGTGGCAGTCGATCGGCGGCCAACAGCTCGGCAGCATCTGGGGGCACGGCGCCTACGTGGCGCCCGACTGGTCAGCCGATTGGCTGCACCGCGAGTGCCTGTGGCTGCTGAACCACTGGTCGCAGCAGACACACGGCCAGCCCTTCGCCGAGCTTGATCCCGAGACGCGGGCGCCGCTGCTGGTCCGGCTCCGTGAGGAGCTCCGCACCAATACCTACGATCCAGAGACCGGCGACACGCTGGTGTCGGCCGACCGCGCGCAGGCGGCCAAGGCCATCGGCGGCTACTACGCCGCCCTGTTTGGGGACGCCGCCCAGTTCCCAGACGACGTGAAGGACCTGGCCGACGGGCGGATGACGCCGCCGGAGCTCCGCGGCGCCT from Pirellulimonas nuda includes:
- a CDS encoding PSD1 and planctomycete cytochrome C domain-containing protein, whose product is MAQPFPHIHRRPPRILAGLVLLVIVRHAAGEAPSPEQVEFFERRIRPVLVEHCYECHASDSVVLQGGLRLDTAVGLQAGGVSGPSIDPANPAASVLLAALRYESLQMPPAGRLPDAVIADFETWVAAGAPDPRTGGAADTEQAPSAANHWAFQRVAPPEPPPTDDRWRRTPIDAFVLARQVDAGVPHAPEASPRDLLRRVAFDLTGLPPTAEEAEQFEADPSDVAYEAAVDSLLASPRFGERWGRHWLDVARYADTKGYVFQEDRNYPNAYRYRDWVIASFNQDLAYDRFLVAQIAADQTDDDSDAAAMGFLTLGRRFLNNSHDIIDDRIDVVTRGTMGLTVACARCHDHKYDPIPTADYYSLYGVFASSEEKPVDNAPNALFDRDKPVEPAVFLRGNPGMRGEPTPRRFLSCLAGDDAAPFAHGSGRREMAEAIANPDNPLTARVWANRVWGWLFGRGLSATASDFGLRGDPPTHPELLDYLADSLTNDGWSTKRLIRRIVLSSTYRQSAVGAPGAAQADPENRLLTRMNRRRLDLEQTRDAVLAVSGRLDLTMEGPSQPIAEQPGTTRRAVYGFVERQNLPAYFRTFDFASPDASSAGRAVTTSPQQALYFLNSPLMLTSASALAERSLDSATSTDDRQRAVRMFRLALGRSPLPAELDALLSFVHDPAAGMPGAGPDWRFGWGRGAAEGDAVDFQELPHFTGDRWQAGDKLPDASLGWVSLQAGGGHPGDPAHPAVRRWVAPAAGRLAIDGELKHPSDQGDGVRGRLVSSRQGVLGEWVATHSQSRTDAQIQVAAGETIDFVTDCRANENSDSFQWGVTLRLDGAGSQRRWDSTSGFRGPTPPPLDCWGRLAQTLLMSNEFLFLD
- a CDS encoding DUF1501 domain-containing protein, translated to MNPHGPDNALLGRREMLTRCGMGLGAMTLGSMLAEPAAAAASPADWLAPRPPQFAARAKHVIHLFMNGGPSHLDTFDPKPALVKYAGKPLEGGAPSTERPTGAPLPSPFKFRRHGESGIEVSELFPNVAKRIDDIAVIRSMYADVPNHEPSLLLMNCGDARQVRPSFGSWVTYGLGAQNQNLPAFVVLCPGGFPIQETQNWQSGFLPGVYQGSYVDPSNASIEQMIEHIRNDAAPAPSQIAQLALIRRLDAHRRAAAGGDPNLESRIQSLELGFRMQSEATDAFDLSGEPQHIRDLYGPGVQGRQMLLARRLVERGVRTVQVWHGAGQPWDSHDDLEIQHRRLAGECDQAIGALLHDLKQRGLLDETLVLWGGEFGRTPTVELPKEGSNAGKINGRDHNHYGFTVWMAGGGVRGGQVYGATDELGFKAVEDRVHVHDLHATMLRLLGFDHTQLTYRHAGRDFRLTDVHGRVIDRLIA
- a CDS encoding alpha-L-fucosidase, which produces MHFRRDCVLTIVALFGTHLSGVHAFAQAPRDPTQPHPLVEPSLAKIDAGIAEGPFRAEWSSLEGYEIPQWYKDAKFGIFIHWGAYSVPAFGSEWYPRQMYIKQERRGDDFFQHHLAVYGPQKTHGYKDFIPQFKAERFDAEAWAKLFKETGARYVIPVAEHHDGFPMYDCSFTRWDATQMGPKRDVIAELSKAVRNEGMKFGVSSHRAFNWMFYVRDESYDNADPQYADLYGRPMPFLYAEDAWDYKKHFTPQDQQFKDDWLARSCELVDKYQPDVFWFDFGITPKQDASYEDNSYAEYLKRFAAYYYNRSSAWPDGVGIINYKFNAFPEGAAVLDKERSKMAAIRKPFWQTDTAVSESSWGYTKNQRYKTPDRLVDDLVDIVSKNGCLLLNVGPRADGVIPEEDQAILRAIGGWLKINGEAIYDTTYWKTYGEGPTSVSTGHVSEAQDKPFTAEDLRFTTRDGVLYVTGLAWPEDNRVTVRSLASGGEYFPEEIASITMLGSDEVLKWTRNAKGLTVQLPKERPSEFAYVLKVAK
- a CDS encoding FAD-dependent oxidoreductase, with product MRILAALATVLGSLFLAHPAQSQELVLLETEAFPELGGWLVDQQFMDLMGSPYVLAHGLGEPVPDAVTSTTLPRSGVYRVWVRTRDWVAPWSAPGAPGKFQVVLNGQPLETTFGTEGAQWHWQDGGEVQLSKDVRVVLHDLTGFEGRCDAILLAKDTGYIPPDGGEALAKLRSKHLGWDAAPADGGEYDLVVVGGGIAGTSAAITAARLGVRVALIQDRPVLGGNGSSEVRVWPEGKTNHEPYPRIGDVVAELVRDKGPADGNAKDAAVYDDQRKLDLARAEPNLTLMLEQRVNAASVSPEGRILSVVSQDTRSGKRTRVRGRWFLDSTGDAVLGALVGADYEITQTGHLGASNLWNVDAVEKNEHQLQCLCEDDDPLSLNFTPSDEPAPFPRCPWAVDLSSRPFPGRDGDQAKPDLAKLGGWFWESGFDKDPILDMEEVRDQNLRAMYGAWDTLKNVDQKYPTHRLKWAAFVAGKRESRRLLGDVVLSGEDFRQATPYPDACFPCTWKLDLHLADPKFDQGGSDPFISKAEFGPYTGPYWAPYRCLYSRNVGNLFMAGRNISVNHEALGAVRVMRTCGMMGEAVGMAVALCKQHDCTPRDVYQTHLGDLKRLMQRGAGKAATSTPVEAAGLKPQEADDLDARPVP